In the genome of Pontibacillus halophilus JSM 076056 = DSM 19796, one region contains:
- the sspI gene encoding small acid-soluble spore protein SspI: MSINLRAAIYNNVSGHDSEKLEATILDAINSGEEKMLPGLGVLFELLWKNSDENDKEEMLSNLEEGVQHLQ; encoded by the coding sequence GTGAGTATTAATTTGCGTGCAGCGATTTATAATAACGTTTCTGGTCATGATAGCGAGAAATTAGAAGCTACTATCTTAGATGCAATCAACAGCGGAGAAGAAAAAATGCTCCCAGGCCTCGGCGTCCTATTTGAACTTCTTTGGAAGAATTCAGATGAGAATGACAAAGAAGAGATGTTGTCTAACCTTGAAGAAGGTGTCCAACATCTTCAATAA
- a CDS encoding TrmH family RNA methyltransferase — MITSLQNGYVKRWKKLKRRRGREKERAFLVEGFHLVEEALKSDWTVQEIVIREDINIQNEWQGYKYVQVTNEVFQEIADTDHPQGVAAVVEMKEMEWEGANRVLLLDSIQDPGNLGTIIRTADAAGFDAIMLGKGTVDPYNDKVIRSTQGSIFHLPVFQEELEEIIPSMRQEGTTVWATSLQGATPYMEKTIPDEPFALLVGNEGSGVQEELLQLADERVNIPMYGQAESLNVAVATGILLYAMRG; from the coding sequence ATGATTACCTCACTACAAAATGGATACGTAAAACGTTGGAAGAAATTAAAACGAAGAAGAGGACGCGAGAAAGAGCGTGCGTTCTTAGTCGAAGGGTTCCACTTAGTTGAAGAAGCGTTGAAAAGTGATTGGACCGTACAAGAGATTGTAATTCGTGAAGACATAAATATTCAAAATGAATGGCAAGGATACAAATACGTCCAAGTGACGAACGAAGTGTTTCAAGAAATTGCCGATACCGACCACCCTCAAGGGGTTGCGGCGGTAGTTGAAATGAAAGAGATGGAGTGGGAAGGAGCGAATCGAGTGCTACTTCTTGATTCCATTCAAGACCCTGGTAATCTAGGGACGATTATTCGTACAGCAGATGCGGCTGGCTTTGATGCGATTATGCTCGGGAAAGGTACCGTAGATCCGTATAACGATAAGGTCATTCGTTCAACGCAGGGTTCTATCTTCCACCTACCAGTATTCCAAGAAGAGCTAGAAGAGATTATTCCTTCCATGAGACAAGAAGGAACAACGGTGTGGGCCACATCTTTACAAGGGGCAACCCCTTATATGGAGAAGACTATTCCAGATGAACCTTTTGCTTTATTGGTGGGCAATGAAGGGTCAGGTGTACAGGAAGAGTTACTCCAACTTGCGGATGAACGAGTGAATATCCCGATGTATGGGCAAGCAGAATCGTTGAATGTAGCGGTAGCTACAGGAATTTTACTCTACGCCATGCGTGGATAA